The segment TTTCTGCTTTCCCTTTTTCTTAATTGATTGAGTTTACGAGTTAATTCAGCTGATCGTTCAAGTAAATCGAATTCGTATTCATTTTCACTCGGTGAAGTAGAATAACAGCTAGATGTGTACTCGGATTGGCTTGCCTCAACATATCCTGAACTATGTCTGCTATGCCTTTCATGCTCTAGATTAATTTTGGACTTAGCCAGACCAGATAAAATTTCTTTATCACTAATAATTTGTATAGTTTTCGGACAAGATATACCTCTTGTGTGTCGCAAATTAACTGGAGTTTTATTGGGAGTTTGTAAAGTTCTACTGTGTTGTTTATATTCAGTTGGCAGTCGAGGATCATCTTTAGGTATCGACAAACTCCGAGCTCTAGCTTTTTGCAATAACTCTATTATTTCCCGACTAGTTTCGCTCATTCCTGTTCCTGTTTTATCAAGCCCTCTTGTATCTTCAATTCTTTGAGCAGAATGAGATCTCGGGGATCTATTTTTCTTAAACCGTCGCGGTGTTGGTACAATCTTGCGCCTAGTTCCACCAGAATTAGCATCTTGTTGAGTCATTTGATCTTCACTCATTTCACTTTCGCTAGTTTTACTCtggaaatattattatgaataactTTAATTAGTGTATCTTCGTTATGTGTTAAATGTTTCTAATTACATATTTTGTGTTTGTTAACATTTTATGGAGCCAATTGGAAATACAATCCTATTATTAAAAGAATTATTATGATTACAAACAACTTTAAATAGAAACTGACCACGAATCTTGATGATGATTTGCTTCTTGCTGGTTTTACCGGTGGCACTTTAGTTTGTGTTTCAGTTGTTGATTTAGGGACCCCTTGTTTTACGACGACTGGTTTAGTGTCAGATTTTCTGCTCGGAGTTCTTACAACTCTTTCTCTTACTTCTACGACCGGTTTTTGATCTTGTGTTAGTTTTTTACTTGGAGTTCGTTCAACTTGTATTACTTTAGTTACAAGCTCTCCAGGTGCAGGCGTAGGTTCTGATTTGTTTACTTTCTTTACCTCTTTCTCTGTGATGACGGGTTCCTCTTTCTTAACAGGTTTAATTGTTTTCGGTTTATCACTTGtctctttatttatttcatcgGGATAGACCATTTCATCTAACTTCTTTGCAGGTGCTGGTAAAGTTTGTGGAGACTCTTTTTTTGTAGGCGATACTGGAGGAGATAACGAAGTTTTAGTTTCCTGTTTTTCTTGAGGTTCCATTGTTATGGAATTTCTTCGATTCGGGCCATCATCTTTAGAACTTATTGAATAATTCGTACTTAACAACTTATTTTCGGGATCAATAAAACTCCCTTTTCGTTGCAAATTACATAAGTCTTCTTTATCAGGTAATGCAAAAGGTGAAATACTTCTTCGCCTTCGTTCGTTGGCTGCTTGTGCTCTAGCCTCTAAAATTTCCTCTGTATCTAAATCATATACAGGGTCTTTGGCATTAGCCTGTTCTTGAACTAAACGTTTCATTTCTTCATATGTGTTGTCGGCTTCAATTTCCCTTGAGGTTCGTTGTGGTTCATTTTCTTCATCATCAGATGTGGTGTCTTCATGTGGAATATTAGCTCTACCTGGTTCAGGAGTTTTTTCACGTTGTCTTGGGTTCTGGCTTCGGTTTTTTGATAAATTTCGCCTCTTTCTGATAGACATCTGATGTTGATATGAATCGTTCTCCATATCGTCAGGTTTATTTTTGATCGGTGGAAGTGTTGCTCCGGATTCTCTTCGTTCGGGAACTTTTATTGATACAACAAAATCAGAATCACTTTCTTCGTCACTCATCCTGGAAATATAAAAAGCACTTCTTTTATAGACTGTTCAATTATAATCAGAACTTCACAGTACGACGAGGCAAACTGAATAGATAATAGTCCACATCATAGTATTACAACTGCATATTTGGCAATATGATGAGTATCACTTGCCAATAAAATTTGGTGTTGACATATAAGGCTGGGAACAAATTCAATACAATGGATAAATGCACTCACCATCAAAAAACTGATCCTTAATCCCATTCGGGTCACAATCTATTAAAAGAATCTATTTTCGGGATTTCGTCGCCCAAAACGTAAACAAACATTGCAAATTGAGACCCGATTGTAGCTTGTGGACAAAATGTGTTCTGTTTTAACACTTTATAGGAACTTTTAAGGATATTAACTGAATATTTGAGTATTGTTACGTATGAAAGTGAATTTTCTGTATAAACGTTTAGAATGTGTGGAGACTGAGCCGAAGTGCGCCAAGACGCTATGGCACGGttccaaaaataaaacaactacAGCTACGTTTAGTACGTTTGCGTGGTTAAAAATATGAACTACAAAACCAGTTCATGTTGACCTACGCTAAGAAAGCTAATTGTTCGATTTCATCTCATTACAGAGGTCTTCAATATTCCTTTTATTGTGTAGATTACTTACATttggatttatttaaatacagagTTATGATATCTATctgtttaggtattttaatttcAGGGAAAGAATAAACTAGCTGAACGGGTAGCCATAGGATGAATAtctatagtataataattaatcgataGATCCTGCATGCTAACCAATATCAGGAGTCAGGATAGAGGAGATAAAACCAAAGATTCAATgaagtatataataagtattatatttggtagggtctGCAATTTTAATTCACAATCGGCAGACCCCTAGTTCTCGAGATCTAGGTAGCCAGTATCCCTAGAATATTCAGGAGGAACCTGGATTTCACTTCTGAAACGAAttctattatgtatattatggaGTATGGAGTTCGTCCTATGACATTAATACATTCAATAGAAATGCAgacagtattcttggcaccattccacgcgatCATGATTTGTGTAGTAATCATATaagactagctttaagttttattgtaatatttacaatttaaaaaaaatttaaaaaattcaatagaaACAATCAAAATccattacaattttttaatcaTAACCTAAGTATAGGAAGGTGAAGctaaataaaactgtttcaAAATAATACATTGTACGCTACAAAATATTAATGTCTTTATCGTTATTTTCTAAAGGTGATGTTTCGTATGTGAAGTAAAAAGTTTATCCAAGCGGATTACATATAAACTTTAGGTACTTATAGATATATTATAGTAATgttgaaaacaaaatgaaaatccTACAATTCTTCAAAGAAAAGGCTTCTAAACGAAGGCTTTTCTTTGTACCTATATGCCCTTAAACCTTAGAGGGCATTAAAGGACTGGACAAACACAACGCGGTTCCTGTAATGTGTATTTGCAAATATCTTCTGACCAAATTTCACTGCTCAGCCACCGCGGTCAATCTCAACGAAGATTAATCATTCACGGAGGAAATATTATAGTGCATAAGTCTACAGAACACCTACACAGGTGTACtgtctattccctcactctttTATTCCAATGGGGTAGCAATTCGACACCAACGAAGACAAATCAGGCGTAAGAACCGTCGTCGTCGCACTCTACAGTCTAATGTCCTTCACACAGTTCCAAGTAAGGCTGACTTTCTTCTAGCGCTGATTCTCAGTTCTGTCAGGTGAAGTATTCCTGAACAACGCTCACCTATCAGCCCTGAAGAGCTAAAGCGCTAAGCTATGCGTGGCCGTATGCGCTTTATGCATTAATAGTTCATTGGGAGGCTGAAGGCGAGGCAATAGGGGAGGCATATGCatcgaaaaatcgatagacCATGGGGTCTCAATTAGAGGGCTAAAATGGTGACCTCCCATTGGAAAGCATAGCGTTGACAGACCTCTccactagatggacagacaccAAGTAAGATTCAGATTGTGCAAGACCGTGGAATGTGtaaagtccctacaaaagatcTAGGTTtagcagtggatgtctatcggatgacgatgatgatgataatgataaaggCTTCGTCAATAACAATGGTGGGTCAGCGCTTACTACTGCGCTGATTGTAAAGCGCCAGCGATCAGCGTAAGAAAACCAGTCTAAGTCAATCGTTCCTACATGAGTACTCACGCGATCAATGCAACATCCTACCTGATACCACCGCGCTTTTTATCTGTCCAGGCCTTTAAACCTACATAGAGCTTTAAAGGATTGTGTCTTGCACCTGTGTGAGttaaaacaaagaaataaaGTTACTCCATTTTCTTTGAGAGCTTTGTGCGAGTGCAATAGAAAAAACTAACGATTGAACATTCTAGTgcttactaaaataaaataaacactttcaTCCAACGCCTGCTAGTATTATGAATGCAAATTATCGTTTAAATGCGAGCATTTAACATTGCTCTTCATATAATGCCAGGcgctttgaaatttttaaatccttttttaAAAGGATGAACGGAAtccaaaagaaaatattgtatctTTTAAACCCACCATTGACGTATGCACCTACCTGTTTTAGTTTTCTCTCAaacatatttttgtatgaatcgcattttcaaatttttgctaCTCACATTACTTCAGGCGTACctgcttataaaaaaaaaataagctccCGTTTCTCCAAAAGCTTTAAATAACAATGGGCCGTTCAAAAACATTTTAGGCCATGTATGCATTAGTTAGCACGTAACTCTTTTTTAAACATGCCTTTtctgtatgtatctgtgtgttcaAAGCCTTTGGAATACCTACTAAGGCTTTGAAGTTTTTTGGAACAAtcgaaaaatatcaaaatatcttTGCCGGCTCATTATTGAGCAcggatttcctctcagaatgagaagggtttagacttGGCCATAGTAGAGAACTTTCAAAAATGCATGTTTGGATATAATTCCGAAAATTTAGAGTTGCGTGCCTGTGTTCGAACTTCGGACCCCCAAATAGGAGGTCGACGTCTTAGCACTAGGCTATCTCTGCTTTTGAaacaaggcaagagtgaataggcattttctaggcaagcgcgctccatcttaatcataataatcattgCTCTGTTTTTCAGGAATGACTCCGTCCAGCGCAAGCCTATTTCTCATAATGAAAAAcagaaactgaatattttttatattcacaGCGAGTAGAAAGTATCCGATAACTGAACAAGAGTCGAATTTAAAATTTCCACCTTATTGAGGGCAAAAATAACACCCGGGGCGACatttctaaattaaatataaccCAGACAGGGGACAAAGTCAatcttttgtttgttttgaattACGTGACTCCaggctaaataataatactggcttcccacggtgcatGATCCTGCGGATTATCGCGCACTGCCAACGACCACGGACACGCACCGAGCGGACGACGATGATGACGAGTCTGCACTACCCCTAGATATGGGTAATATTGCTTTTGCTGAACATCATATGGAATTTTTTTCCctctttttttttgaaaaagaatattagccatgttaaatgaataatatccccctttcctctccaactaagcgtcaggcttgtgctaggagtaggtacgacaatagtgcaacgggcggagtttgaaccgttgacctttcggttttcagtccactcctttaccggttaaGCTATTGAGGCCCTAGAATATGGAAATTATATACTTATCGATGTTGATATGGGATTTCGAAACATTCTTTTCACATGgcaaagtgcattgtgctgggctggcactacaaaaagccaccaatCAAGAAACGAAGAACattattttctgaaaatataatatattgactGATATGCTGTTCTAGTTAAAAACACATCGCGATAAAAATTTGTCACAAATTTCGACACTGTATTTGCAACGATTTTTGACAAAGTATGTGATTCAGTGTCGGTGCAACTTGGGTTTTGGATACCACCACGATACAATGTCCGTATCCGTCCAAAATAGCATGCACCGTGGGAAACCGGTATAGTAACAAACCAAGAGAATACTGAATAGAGATAACTGAACGTCGAAACAATGTTGTTTCTGTTTCAAAGTGGCATTTTGATACATTGTCCAGGTCCAATCCAATGTCCAATTTCATTGCATATTTATGGAAGAATGAATAAATGGATGTTAGTTATCTGTATTCGTTTTCACTGTATTCGATTTGAAAAGCAATGTTCACTACAATGAATTTAAAAAGAACATACTGTAAGTGAACTATGAATGTTTGAAAATGTTGTTAGTGTGAGATAGGCTattgcgcttgatgacaatcatgcctgagaaacCAAGTTTTTGGCGTTTTTGGTAGCATTCtagttacatcctgtataaagtactagaggatgcccacgacttcgtccgcatggatttacgtttttaaatatcccgtgggaactctttgattttccgggataaaagtagcttatgtctgtcctcgggatataagctaaccatgtacctttcatcagaatcggttaaactgttgggccgtgaaaaggtagcagacagacagactgacagacagaaagacagacagacagacacactttcgcatgtataattccacaatcaattttagacttgcctttacacaagtttaaaaaatctattaaaagtatgctcctgaaaaaagcttattatacaatcgaagattatgtaaatgacaaaaaagcttggatttgactcgctccagcaatacacggcgctgcaattgcttgtatacagtatggcatattattgtaaattgtacatttgaaaagagcaaccgccgagtttcttgctggttcttctctgtaggaacagcattccgaaccagtggtagattattttgacgattcaaaagcacttgtaaaagtttaattgaataaaaataatttgaatttgaatttaatattagtatggatagatttAACTGAATTGGATGGAATGTGCTAGGACCCCATGAGTACTAACATACGTACCTATGGTGGTATAAATGGTGCCAGCATAAAACATGGCGTTCCAGAAGGTCCAGGTATTCTTCTTCGTGTCGCGGTTGTTGACATGCTTCTGGTACTCCATGAAGCTCTCCTCATACTTCTCCAGGTCTTGCTCGATTAGCTCCAGGACATCTGGATTGCTCTGCAGAGAAAAATACCAGGTTAGTATTATAAGCTGTGAAAacctaaaattataattttaattcctCGTAGATGGTGCccacgactttatccgcgtgggtataacttttttttaaatgccacgctcttttattttctagaGTAAAAGGCAAGCTACTTTTGTGTTGTTTCAGGCTATAAGCTTCCACAGTCAAATAGTTTCAGTCATTGTGGTgtgaaggagtgacaaacatccaaactttcacataaatatttataatataactagcttaagtccgcgacttcgtacgcgtagactatacaatttttcaaactcctattttacccccttagtggtagaattttcgaaaatcctttcttagcggatgtctatacgtcatatagctatctgcatgccaaaccctcgatagctcaacggttgaggagcagactgaattccggaaggtcggcggttcaaaccccacccgttgcactattgtcgtacccactcctggcacaagttttacgtttaattggaggggaaaggagaatattagtcatgattagcatggcttatattctgtgtttaaaaaaaaaacagcctgATCCGTTTAATAGTTTGACATGTAGGtacttgatagatcagtcagtcagtatatttagatactagctgaagcccgcagcttcgcccgcgtggatttagggtctgaaatcccgtgggaaagttgtcacaaagttcctctatcgattaaaaaaaaaaattacgcaaatcggttcagaaatctcggagatttcggtgtacataggaagaaaaacacaactccctttttgaaagtcggttaaaaaagtagcctattttactccctgatcaatcctctacttgtctgtgaaaaccccgtcaaaatcggtccagccgttccgaagattagccttttcaaacagacagacagacagacagacagacaaaaattttaaaaacgtgtgattcagtgttggtatcgttcaaataaccatttgagcttaatatgaggtagttatttcgaaattacagacagacactccaattttatttattagtatagattagctTGGGATTAGTAAACTTAGTTATCAAGCTATTTATTACATTAGCTACTTACCTCTAAAGAAGTTTGATTCTTCAGTGCAATCTGTATTCGTGTCGCCACCTCCCTCCGAACATCAGTTAGATTTTTGTCATATAGCTCCTCATTAGaacctgaaaattaaaaaaacatattcaaGAAAACACTTGATAAACAGTAGTGGGTTGACTTTCCGTTACAACTTAAACGAAAGCTCATGGACATGTGCACCAACtctcataatccatactaatattataaatgcgaaagtgtgtctgtctgtctgtctgtctgctacgttttcacggcccaaccgctgaaccgattttgttgaaatttggtacagacatgggctacatcccggggaatgacataggctactttttatcccggaaaatcaaagagttcctccgggatttaaaaaaccgaaatccaggcgggcgaagccgcgggcatcctctagtaagtatTATAATGGTGCTCACACGTCTTGATCCCTATAACGACCTCTCAAAATTCCAAGCTCTAGGTTTGCCAGAGGGAAAGCTTACTTAGATACTAGGATTACTTCATTAAGATTAAGATTAAGAGGGCAGcatactttgattttgactttgacttgacttTAACTTTGACAGATCGCGTAAGGAATTCCACAATGTATACGTTCAAAACGCGAAAAACTAGTAAGAAGGAATgcagactcactttcgcatttataatatttatgtatggaTTTTAGGAGGTCCCAAAAAATTTTAGGTAGGTGGGTAATATTGTTAAAAGGGTTGTGAGGGCTTTCCTGAATAACTTGCATCCGGTATTCGGATATATTGGGAATTTTCCAGTACTGCAATAGATAGCACCGCTGAAGCCTAATGAGTTAACTAAAAGTTGTTTAACTAAATTTTGCTTTTCCACATGCGGGATCGTAATGCATTAGAAAGTTCTATGATAGTGATTCATTAGAAAGTTtcaaaggttatttttaaaaatttatttgaattattaaaaaaccggccaagtgcgagtcagactcgcgtaccgagggttccgtactcgggtattttttcggacattttgcacgatgaatcaaaaactgttatgcataaaaataaataaaaatctgttttagaatgtacaggtaaagcccttttatatgataccccacttggtataattatctcactttgaaaattgaaacacattttttttttttttttataatttaaccgcaaattcaaggttttcagatttatttctgtacctGTTCTATAAGACTTATCTAGCTacctcatgattctaggtcaacgagaagtaccccataggttttcttgacagacacgtcggacggacggacgcacggacagacagacagacaacaaagtgatcctaaaagggttccgtttttccttttgaggtacggaaccctaaaaataatataaaactattaATGTATCTGATGTCAGTTTTAACGCGTCGGGGCTTTAGTCTTCGTTTATAAGAAGAATATAATTTTCAAGAAATTTTAAAGAGTGCAATTATTATGATGCAAAGGAATTTACGAACACTCAGCTCTTAGCGCGAGCTGTTGCATTAAATAAGATATTGTTATTCATATTTAAAACACCACGGGAGCGTTTCCATTCTACCTTTAGGTCCTGCCTGCCGTAGATAAGCTTCATCACCTCAACCCACCACTGGGCCACTATTaagaacgggtctcttctcagactgAGACGGGTTTAAGATAAGGAACGTATTTAAGTTATTTACCTACTCTGGAGAAGAATGGTACGTACGAGTACGTACAAAAAAAATGACAATAAGAGGCAGATAgtaatgtcttatagcacaattagtAAAGAGAAAATTCCGAAAACCCAAAATTTATGGCTACATcacaaaagtgttatttcttttcgAAATGTACACATTCTGTGCTCGGGTCCGAGTCGCCCTGGAccgatataaaaattaaaatatcataagcgGCAATGGAAACAGTGTAACAACATCATCCGTCTTCCGTCACGGTTATATTTTCTGTGAAAAATCCCCGCAAAGCCGCGCGGAGAGggattttaagaggggtctctccgtcactcgcttcatacaaacgtagttcgtctctcattggaatactaaccaatcatactcaatgcaattttgtagaaacgttccgggaacttatatctatgcctgtggtttttcagatttccgtaaaaatattcggtttcaaagttacgcggtcttaaaaattcacatacaaatctttgagcccctacactttaaaactacatattttttgacaaatctaaaacaccacaggcacagatattagtttctagaaatgtctgcacatggacttaggttgcttaatattcaaatgaaattgggactacgattgtatggagtaagtgacggagagagccctgttaaagcccTTCCCTACCACGGATAATAAATGAAACACATTTCGCTTGCCTTACTTGATAAACGCTACTGGGGTTCCtactttacataaaaaatatttgatataaCGATTTTAAGATTTGCCTTTTtatagcggattatagcaaattagaggatgcccgcgacttcgtccgcgtggatttaggtttttaaagatcccgtgagaactgtttgattttccgggataaaaagttgcctatgtcaattacagggacgcaagctacctcagtaccaaatttcatacaaatcgcttaagcggatgggtttttgggaatcccgtgggaactctttgattttccgggataaaaaattgcctatgtcggtccccgggatataactaaccctgtac is part of the Maniola jurtina chromosome 24, ilManJurt1.1, whole genome shotgun sequence genome and harbors:
- the LOC123877630 gene encoding uncharacterized protein LOC123877630 isoform X1, with the protein product MSDEESDSDFVVSIKVPERRESGATLPPIKNKPDDMENDSYQHQMSIRKRRNLSKNRSQNPRQREKTPEPGRANIPHEDTTSDDEENEPQRTSREIEADNTYEEMKRLVQEQANAKDPVYDLDTEEILEARAQAANERRRRSISPFALPDKEDLCNLQRKGSFIDPENKLLSTNYSISSKDDGPNRRNSITMEPQEKQETKTSLSPPVSPTKKESPQTLPAPAKKLDEMVYPDEINKETSDKPKTIKPVKKEEPVITEKEVKKVNKSEPTPAPGELVTKVIQVERTPSKKLTQDQKPVVEVRERVVRTPSRKSDTKPVVVKQGVPKSTTETQTKVPPVKPARSKSSSRFVSKTSESEMSEDQMTQQDANSGGTRRKIVPTPRRFKKNRSPRSHSAQRIEDTRGLDKTGTGMSETSREIIELLQKARARSLSIPKDDPRLPTEYKQHSRTLQTPNKTPVNLRHTRGISCPKTIQIISDKEILSGLAKSKINLEHERHSRHSSGYVEASQSEYTSSCYSTSPSENEYEFDLLERSAELTRKLNQLRKRESRNESDKISTEEFDQKPESEPKSVLRKRSNAGKSLSKRVDKESADKKPEKEKDIKAKSATRSRWKLIANWQEFKQEYKTEYDKITCLRNRCFCDLFLMIIMCGLGGMMFKALEGSFENAYKCSTRNVKRDFIESLWRGSHYLREEDWKSLARNKLYEFENQLHTAHEAGVTSYSGQRSWNFMNSFVYCMTLVTTIGYGHIAPKTTYGRVATIAYAIVGIPLFLIVLADFGKLFTRIIKFFWAFIRRFYYTRSCKRVRRTAPMQEVMKGLNTFYDVVRRPSQIFTEEDIEGRPMPDGDKPPPLERKSSDVPPPLPPKPSTLPRDFENETEPETPAPSVFEIDDEFNLPISVAIIILVFYIIIGAVGYNFWESWNFFESFYFVFISMSTIGLGDMVPDHPMFMMASILYLVFGLALTSMCINVVQVKLSDTFKQASAKLGATIGLKVAEEDGSLVPMTPPPIEVPAVHKPKPEAEESRSKEIVEEDTKTR
- the LOC123877630 gene encoding uncharacterized protein LOC123877630 isoform X2; this encodes MDTLEVPGYPPPPPPKRPSKPKITLQIPSPVQSTPKVPATPSTIYWGPTATKYYGKAPQTPASLRSDPHANPYFNPFMHMYQNKASDFMFKQFEGFKDFTMNTAKSGLSAGEKSAFWFYNKLKIWSKKWFTHFFLTICLVLYSIMGAAMFMALEGSNEELYDKNLTDVRREVATRIQIALKNQTSLESNPDVLELIEQDLEKYEESFMEYQKHVNNRDTKKNTWTFWNAMFYAGTIYTTIGTAFESSAFYISRMSDEESDSDFVVSIKVPERRESGATLPPIKNKPDDMENDSYQHQMSIRKRRNLSKNRSQNPRQREKTPEPGRANIPHEDTTSDDEENEPQRTSREIEADNTYEEMKRLVQEQANAKDPVYDLDTEEILEARAQAANERRRRSISPFALPDKEDLCNLQRKGSFIDPENKLLSTNYSISSKDDGPNRRNSITMEPQEKQETKTSLSPPVSPTKKESPQTLPAPAKKLDEMVYPDEINKETSDKPKTIKPVKKEEPVITEKEVKKVNKSEPTPAPGELVTKVIQVERTPSKKLTQDQKPVVEVRERVVRTPSRKSDTKPVVVKQGVPKSTTETQTKVPPVKPARSKSSSRFVSKTSESEMSEDQMTQQDANSGGTRRKIVPTPRRFKKNRSPRSHSAQRIEDTRGLDKTGTGMSETSREIIELLQKARARSLSIPKDDPRLPTEYKQHSRTLQTPNKTPVNLRHTRGISCPKTIQIISDKEILSGLAKSKINLEHERHSRHSSGYVEASQSEYTSSCYSTSPSENEYEFDLLERSAELTRKLNQLRKRESRNESDKISTEEFDQKPESEPKSVLRKRSNAGKSLSKRVDKESADKKPEKEKDIKAKSATRSRWKLIANWQEFKQEYKTEYDKITCLRNRCFCDLFLMIIMCGLGGMMFKALEGSFENAYKCSTRNVKRDFIESLWRGSHYLREEDWKSLARNKLYEFENQLHTAHEAGVTSYSGQRSWNFMNSFVYCMTLVTTIGYGHIAPKTTYGRVATIAYAIVGIPLFLIVLADFGKLFTRIIKFFWAFIRRFYYTRSCKRVRRTAPMQEVMKGLNTFYDVVRRPSQIFTEEDIEGRPMPDGDKPPPLERKSSDVPPPLPPKPSTLPRDFENETEPETPAPSVFEIDDEFNLPISVAIIILVFYIIIGAVGYNFWESWNFFESFYFVFISMSTIGLGDMVPDHPMFMMASILYLVFGLALTSMCINVVQVKLSDTFKQASAKLGATIGLKVAEEDGSLVPMTPPPIEVPAVHKPKPEAEESRSKEIVEEDTKTR